In Candidatus Margulisiibacteriota bacterium, the genomic window ATATCATAACAAACAAGTTGGAGCCGCGGTTCCGTCAGGATATAGCAACCACGGCGAGGCATATTACTATGGACTGCAAGCCGGCGTGACCCCGACAACCCCTTGCCAGGATCCGCTCTACACCGGCAAGACATGTTTTGAAGTCGCCCCGGCGGTGGGGAAGGTGAACGTGCCAATCTTTAAGGCGTCAAGCGGCGACAAATATACCAGATTTTCTTTCCCGTTGATTGTGAGCAATAATGAGCTGAATGAAGCGGTCGGCAATCAACTTCACGCGGATGCTTCCCCGAGTAAAGCGGACCAAATACTGGAATGGAGCGGATCAAAATGGAATGTTTATTATTTGGATTCAACAAAAGGTTGGACATCACTAAGCGGTGATCCTTTTGGAATGGTATTTGGCGAAGGATTTGCGGCATTTATAATTAAACGAGCCAGCCAAACGACAACCCCCATTACGGTTGTTGGAGCCGTTAAAGCGGATCAATTTAAAATAGCGGATACTTATAAAAACTTGGCAAAAGATACCTACACCATTTTTGCCAATCCGTTCCCGAAATATCGATTGCTAAATGAGGCCAATTTCGCTCCATCAGGAGCGGTTGCCAACGATTCGCCGGCCAAATCTGATCAGATCTTGGTTTGGACCGGTGATAGCTGGACAATAAAATATTTGAGCACGACCGGCTGGCAACAATTGTCGGGGAGTGCGTTCGAATTTTCACCCGGCATTGGTTACACATATTTAAAGGGCGGCGCGAATACAGGTCCGAACGGGTTCAACTGGACGTTGAATCCATAATTGCAATTATGAAGGAGATAAACATGAAAGAAAAAAACAAATTAAAGATCTGGGGTGAAGTAGTTTTTGCTGGACTTTTAGTAATTCTGATCGGTGGACAAGTTTTCGCTGATGGCGCTTATGTGCGGCTACTTGGCGACGTGAATACCAACTTTATATTTAATAATGATGGCACGACAAAGGTTCCCGCCGGCCAAAGCAATGGATCAGTGGTGCAGGTTGTAACGGGTGCGATTTCCGCTCCCGGAGCTGGCGGAGCGCTTGCTGGCGGTCAAACAGAAGTGGTAAAAGGGTTTGTTGGTTTTGATGGCGCGACAAACGATCTTTTGGCTGGACAATTTTACTATGGAGTAGTGCAGGGAGCATTGACGCCATACTATGTGAGAGTATGGCCTAGTGGAATTGGGGCGGATAAAATGTACGGTCAAAGCGGACAGCAAACGACCTCGGCGCCAGGTGCGAATCCAGATCCTGATGATATAGCGGCAATCGTTTGTGATTGGAAATTGTCGGTGCCGCCCGGAATAATCTGTAATGTTGGAAATTATATTTTAACTTATAACGACTCTTTGGGTGATTATCTCCCCGCTTTTACCGTTACTCCCACGAATATCGGGGCTGTTGGCTCAATAAAATATGTGTTGGATAAGGATAATATCAAGTATGCTTATGATTCAATTTCGTATGAAATATGTAAAGCCCCGGGTGGTGTGGTAAATTGGACAGCAAGCCAAACAAATATAATAAAAACATATGCCTCGGGATCAATTAGTGAAAATTCGCTTACCGATCCCTTTTACAAAAAAGGGGATACTTACGCTGTTCATGCCAGCGCGACAAATTCAAGTATCGGAACCGGGGCATTTGGCCCGAATAAAGTATTCACGATACCTGCGGGAGGCGTCGGCCCCTCCGGCGCCGTTGCTGATCATATGGAGATTAACCTGAAGAAAACCACCGACCTGGGGGTTAACCAGTTTGCTTATGTGATGAATACCACCGACCAGAACGCGACTATTTATTTCACCGGGAAACTACAGACAACGACTGATACGACATTTACAAACCGGACCGTTAAAGGCCTGGCGGAAGCGATAGATGATTTTGCCGAACCAGGGACCGTTAAATCGATCGGCTGGTGGAATAACGAAGTCACCGTCAACGGGGTAGAGACCCAAAGAATGGAAGGATATACTATTGATGGCTCGACCTGGACCGGGTCAACCGGGACCAGCGGCAACGGGGCGGAAGCCTTGAAAAATATTGTTTATCAGATCAGCGTTTCAAAGGATGTCAACGTCTTTAAAATGGATAAGGAACAAGGCAAATAGGGAGAATTGTGAAGAACCTTTATGGAGGAAACGAATGCCTGAAATAAGCAGGTTTTTTGGAATAGTGATAGCGGTTTTTTATGATGATCATAATCCGCCGCATTTTCACGCCAGATATGAAGGAAATAAGGCGGTCATCGACATCAATGAGTTGAAAATTACGGAAGGAAGCCTGCCGCCAAGAGCGCTGGGTTTTGTTATCGAATGGGCTCTGACGCATAAACAGGAGCTCTTAAAAAACTGGGAGTTGGCCGGAGAACATAAGGCGCTGTTGCCGATCGAGCCTTTAAAATAAAATGTTAATTGATATAATTGACGCTCAATATCTGGGGGACTTTAAGTTGAAGATTAAATTCGAAAATGGCCGGGAGGGGATTTTCAGCTTGCGAAAATACCTTGATCATAAAGGCGTTTTCTCGAAGTTGAACGATTTGAATTACTTGAAGAGCTTTTATGTCAACCCGGACCTGGGGACGATCTGCTGGCCCGATGGGTTGGATATCGCTCCGGAAAGAATCTATTCTGAAGTTGAAAAAAATGAAAAAACTTAGCTTAATAATATTATTGTTGATCATGGTCGCGGCGGCGATCCCCGCTTTTGCCGCCGAGCCGCCGGTATTCAACGCTATGTATTGGTTAAAAGGGACAACGATTCCAGGTATTAATGACCCTGGTCACTCTGCCAGCACTTTAATTCAACATCGAAAGGTAGTGTTTTATCGGACATTGCCCGGTTCGTACATCCTCGCTCCGATCGAGTTTGATAGCAGTGGGACAGGGAACCCGCAAAAAAGTGGTAAATTTATTTTCAATATTTACGATAATGGTAAACTAGTGATTGACCCGCAATATGATTATTACGCCGCGGTACCGCGCGTTCCTGAGTCCCAGGGGGGGGATAATTATGGCGCGGCAGAAGTAAAAGTGAATATTACCGGTAACGGCTTTGAAACTGTTCAACTAAAAATTGAATACGGCAAGGGCCCCGTTCTCCCCCTTCCCGGTGCGATCCAACTCTTTATTTCGCGTGATGTTAACAAAAAAGACATCAAATTGAGCTGGGACAATGATGCTTATCCTGATAAACCAGTGATCTGGGCGCTTTCTGACGGTAACGGGAGCGGCAGTTACGTCAATACAACCGCGACAAACAAATGGTCGGTATTTACTACTAAGCTAACCACGAATTCGGAGGGTTTCTTCCTTCATGCTGCACAGGTTGGCGATGGATTGCCGGAGATCTATTATAAAGCGACAGAAAAAGGCTTGGATGATTTGACAAAAACAAAAGGCGCTAACACAGTTGCGCAGATATTAGAGTCCGCCTGGGCGGTTGGGAAGATGAACATTTCTCTTCAAAAAGGGACTAGCCTGGTTTCTCTCCCATTCAATTATCCAAATTCGATAATCGGCGAGGCGTTAGGCCCTGCTTCTCCGGTTTGGCAAAATGGAGACCTGGCCTTTTTGAAAACAAGTGCTGGTCCAAACTATAAAGGAGCAATTTACAATAATGGCCAGTGGGTGAGCCAGACTACCGGTTTGTCTGCGGACATTAATTTTGATCCGAGATATGGTAATCTTATTTACGTTGGCGCAAATAAGGTTTTTACCGCAATCGGCGGAGTAAACGCCAGTGAACAGCTGAACCAACCGATCGCCGTTACGATTTGGGGTGGCGGAGGAACACATGTGGGGGCACTATTTCCTAGAATGATAGGGCTTAGCCAAACAAGTGTAATTACAGATGGTGGGGCTGACGGTGATGGCCTCTACATGAAAACCTCTGCCGCGGCGCCAGATTATGCGTATGCTGTTTTATACAATAACAGCGGCAATTTGGAATGGCGTTCCGGCGTTGATCCGGTTAATAGCCCCCCACCGGCAGTCATCGGTACGCTCAAGCCCCCATACGGATATTTATATACGAGATCGGGATCGCAATTTATTTGGCAAAGATGGCAGTAACAATGAAGGAGTTGATGGATATGATAATAAAAAAATCTGTAAAAGGAGGGATGTTAATACTTCTACTTGTGTTTTCCCTCTCTGGCTTAGCTGGCGCTGTTAGTTTTAATGTTTTAGGCAATGGCATTACAATTCATGGAAAAACGCCACCGGCGACAACCCCTCTTTCCACTCCGGCGAATGGAGTAAGATTTTACTTGCAGACTGGAGCTAAAGATCCGTTAAATAAAACAACTGGTTTGCCGAATGGTGATGATGTTGAAATATACGCCTATAACCCTGATAATAGTAAAAAATTGATCCCGTCAGTTTCCGGAGGCGTTCTCAAATTTAAAGAAGATGGCGCGATGGTTGACCTTAGCCAAACAACAACCGGCAAACAATATGTTCAATTTAATGACCCGACTGCCGGATCGGTTATATACGCTATGATTTGGGATACGATAGTAGGCAAAGATGGCTACTACCTTGTTAAATCATTCTCGTTCCCGACCGGGAATGGCTGGAACACTTTTGACCCAACGACAACCTGGGACATTACCGGCCAAACAAACAATAAAGCGACGGTTCCGAGCACTCCATTGATCACTAAATTCAGCGATTCGTTGACCAGCATTGTAGGTGATGGCACCGAATCAAGCCTGACCGCTTATTCCGCCGCGACCGATGAGGCGGATGGTTCGGTCATTCCGATTTCCAAATATTCCTGGAAATATGGCACTGCTTCTCCTCCGACAACCGACGGGCCAGCGACGCAGAATATGACGCTTACTAATCCATCAGCTGGTACTTATTATTTCCAGGTTACTTACTACAACGACTTTGGTGATACTTCTAGCAAAATTGAATCGCATATTTATAGTGGAGGTGGCGCCGGCGGCCCCCTCTCTTATCCTCTGACCTTCGAATCACAGGTCGCCAGCGACGGCCCGGGGATCAACTTCTTCTCCATGCCGATACCGCCGGATAAGGATGGAAAGTGGTACGCGTATGATAACAATCCTTTTAGTGCGACATATCAGAAGAATATGACGCTGAATGGCATTTCAAATGCTTATGAATTACTGCAAGCGATAAATAGCGCCGCTAAGACATATTTGCCGTCAGGCACTCAATATCTTTTTTATACATCAAGCTTTGGCCAATGGAAATCAAACGAACAAAAAGATGGTGGAGTATTAGTGACATGTAGTGGGCCTGGTCTTTTAACGAGCCAGGTTAATGCCTTAAAAGCGATCCCAATTAAACAAGGAGTAGGATACCAGGTTTACATCGGGAAAAATGGTTCCAATAATCCGCCCGCTAAATTTGATATGATCATCAAGAACACGCAGTAGGGGGAGATTGGAATAGGAGATACGGATATACGGGACACGGGATAGGTGAGACGGGATGGAAGGGGAAAGGCGGGAGAGAAGGCGGGGCAGAGGGCGGGAGAAGGGGGAAGAAAGGGATTAGGCTGAGGCAGGAGGCAGAGGGGAGTGGAAGGGGTGGAAAATGAAGGATAAAAAAATGAACGATGTTTTAGAAAAAATTGAAAAGCTGATTGTTGACGGGAATAACGAGGTCGTTTCCCGGCTAGAAAAAAAGCTCGAGGAGGCCAGAGAAGAGTTGCGGCAGGGGCTTGGCGGGAAAATCGACAATGTCGAAACAAGCCTGCGGCAGGAGATTAGGACCGAAGTCGGCAAAGTCGATCAAAAACTGGATCTTTATTACAAAATGCTTGATTATGATGTTAAGCAAGTTGATAAAAAAGTTGATGGCTTAAAGGATCGGCTTGAAAATCATCTTTATCCGGCGCATTCTTAGTGAGAGTTTTTGGATAATTTAGGAGAATCTAGGTTGATTAAAAAGTTAATTATAACGATGATCGCGATAGCGGCCTTAACCGGCGTAGCCATCGCCGCCGACCCCCAGGCGCCGACCATGCCGTTTTACTGGGTAACCGGGAAGGTTTTGAACCCCGGCCAGCTGAACGGCCGCCCGGTTATTTT contains:
- a CDS encoding DUF2442 domain-containing protein translates to MKIKFENGREGIFSLRKYLDHKGVFSKLNDLNYLKSFYVNPDLGTICWPDGLDIAPERIYSEVEKNEKT
- a CDS encoding DUF4160 domain-containing protein gives rise to the protein MPEISRFFGIVIAVFYDDHNPPHFHARYEGNKAVIDINELKITEGSLPPRALGFVIEWALTHKQELLKNWELAGEHKALLPIEPLK